The following proteins are encoded in a genomic region of Sulfurospirillum arsenophilum NBRC 109478:
- a CDS encoding nitrous oxide reductase accessory protein NosL, with protein MIKKLLIIALMVGALFGAKMEISKDATCLIRNIKVYQAPEWAATIQVRSGEVIYFSSPKSMFEFYFEPSHWPEYQVKQNDDMRINVTDYETLEKIPAREAFYVYGSQKTSPAGDDLPAFANKEKAEKFAKQYQGRRVLDFSQVSNGLINLLNDKLR; from the coding sequence ATGATTAAAAAATTGCTTATTATTGCTTTGATGGTAGGTGCTCTCTTTGGAGCTAAAATGGAAATTTCAAAAGATGCAACATGCCTAATACGAAATATCAAAGTTTATCAAGCACCGGAATGGGCAGCAACAATTCAAGTAAGAAGTGGTGAAGTCATCTATTTTTCAAGCCCAAAATCCATGTTTGAATTCTATTTTGAACCATCACATTGGCCAGAATACCAAGTAAAACAAAATGATGATATGCGTATCAATGTAACAGATTATGAAACACTAGAAAAAATTCCTGCACGCGAAGCATTTTATGTCTATGGAAGCCAAAAAACAAGTCCAGCAGGAGACGATTTACCCGCATTTGCGAACAAAGAGAAAGCAGAAAAATTTGCAAAACAATATCAAGGACGAAGAGTTCTCGATTTTTCACAAGTTTCCAATGGACTCATTAATCTTCTTAATGACAAACTTCGCTAG
- a CDS encoding ABC transporter permease: MKNLLLIAFLDIKESVRARWFVVYTLVFGGLIALFFIAGVTESQVMGFSGLSRLLLMYIQVTIVILPIFILITTVRSISGDRDNHILEYMLSFPISLPQYYWGKIIGRFTTVFLPVFFAMILALVIGLIKGANIPWNIFLLYAGLLFSLSAAFLGISFLISSIVKSSEVALGLSFFIWIVLLAFIDIALISLMMQHRLSEEVIIAISLINPMEIFRVAAISLFDPELTVMGPVAFYILDHIRLSFFILFSIVYPILLGLAFAFFGFHIFKKTDLV; the protein is encoded by the coding sequence ATGAAAAATTTATTGCTTATTGCTTTTCTCGACATCAAAGAATCTGTAAGAGCCCGCTGGTTTGTTGTTTACACTCTCGTATTTGGAGGGCTTATTGCTCTATTTTTTATTGCAGGTGTTACAGAATCACAAGTGATGGGATTTAGTGGACTGAGTAGATTATTGCTGATGTATATCCAAGTCACGATTGTTATTCTGCCTATTTTTATTCTTATCACCACCGTCCGATCCATTTCAGGTGATAGAGACAACCATATATTAGAATATATGCTTTCATTCCCTATTTCTTTACCACAATACTATTGGGGGAAAATTATTGGAAGATTTACAACAGTCTTTTTACCTGTTTTCTTTGCAATGATTCTCGCATTGGTTATCGGTCTTATCAAAGGTGCCAATATCCCTTGGAATATATTTCTCCTTTATGCTGGACTACTTTTTTCCCTTAGTGCCGCCTTTTTAGGCATATCTTTTTTAATATCTTCTATTGTCAAATCTTCAGAGGTTGCGTTGGGTCTCTCTTTTTTTATTTGGATTGTTTTACTTGCATTCATCGACATTGCTTTAATTAGTCTTATGATGCAACACCGTTTGAGTGAAGAGGTCATCATCGCTATCTCACTCATCAATCCAATGGAAATTTTTAGAGTAGCCGCCATTAGCCTTTTTGATCCAGAATTAACCGTTATGGGACCTGTAGCCTTTTATATTTTGGATCATATCCGTCTTTCTTTCTTTATTTTATTTTCTATTGTCTACCCTATTCTTTTAGGATTAGCCTTTGCATTCTTTGGGTTTCATATCTTTAAAAAAACAGATTTAGTTTAG